Genomic segment of Methanolobus mangrovi:
GCACCGGCACGCGTGAGATAATCGGTGAGTTTTACAATATCAGTTATAGCTACGCCTTTACGCGGAAGCGTGATAAGAGCCGAACCGCCACCGGAGATAAGGAAAAATATAAGGTCCTTCTCACCAGTGCGCTCAAGAAAACTATGAACTATTTTCCCTGCAGCAACGCTATGTTCATCTGGCATCGGGTGACCTGACTCATAGACCTTCATCTTTACAAGTGAACCACCAAAACCATGTTTAGTTACAGCGATGCCATCTGTAAGAGAATCACCAAGGATATCCTCAATTGCTTTTGACATGGATATCGCAGCTTTTCCGAAGGCTACGGCATATATGTTATTATAACGTGAAAGGTCATAGGAACGATTATTGATGATAATATTCTTACCATCCTTGTTCATAGCCCTGTAAATACAGGCAGAAGGATCCACTGCAGAGATTGCCTCTGACAATATAGAATTAGCATCGTTTCTCATTTTTTCAGCCATATGGTATCATCCGTATTTAAAGTATTACAAGGATTTGATGGATTCAGGAACGACTGTATACTCCAATCAGTTCCCCGTAAGCAATAACATGACCTTTCATGGCATCTTCCACAAGACTCCTGTCAGAACCACTTTCAATACCCAGGTCCGTGTCAAGTGCATAGAATTTGAAGAAATACCTGTGAGTGCCTGAAGGAGGACATGGACCGGTGTAAGACACCTTATTTGCACCATTTGCTCCCTCTATACCCGGAATACTGTTTTCAGCAATTTGCGTTTCAGGGTCGATATTCCAGACAACCCAGTGTGTAAAAGTTCCAATTGGTGCATCAGGGTCATCCATGATCAATAAAAGCGAGACTGTATCCCCTGAAACACCAAGTGCCTCCAGTGGAGGATTGATATTGTCCCCATCACAAGTATATATTTCCGGAATAAAACTTCCATTTTCAAAAGCAGAACTGGATATGGATAATGCACCTATAGAGCCATTACCGGATAGAGTATCTTCCAGCATGGAAGAATTTGTCGCAGAATTGTTAGTCTCATATACATCAGGAACAACATCAGGATCTTCACCGGAGGGTTCCACACAACCTGAAAAAGATAAAGTTAGTAACAATAGCAATATTATTGCCGATATTGTGATTAAACGGCAAATAAGTCTGCCATCGTCTTTTAAACATTGATATGACTGGCTAAACCCTGGCATATTATCCCACAGATAATACACTAATTGCTGTCTATTTATTGTTTTTGGATACAGTGAAAAATGAATATATTTATGGAATATCAGATTCCGGAGAGTGATTCTGATATTATTCCTCTGGAATTATGATCCATGCAAGCACATATATAAGAAGTCCGGTGCCTAAACTGAAGAAAGTACCTACAGCCCACAAAAGTCTTACAACTACAGGATCAACTTCAAGATATTCACCAAGACCGGCACATACTCCTGCAAGCATCCGGTCATTTCTTGAGCGTCTCAATTTATTTTCCATATTTACCCACCATAACAGTAATGATCAATATCAAAGATCGCAGGTCTTGCAGTTGGTCCCGCAACATTCCGGATTATCGAACTGCCATTTAAGACCCCATTTTTTGATGTTCTGCAATATATTCAGGAACTCCTCGCCACTTTCAGTTAGGGAGTATTCTGATTTGATAGGAAACACTGAATCATCCACCTTCTTATCAACAAGGCCATGCTCTTCCAGTTCTTTCAATCTTGTAGAAAGGGTTTTCGGGGTCACGTCCTGCAATTTATTCTTAAGCTCGTTGAACCGTTTATGCCTGTTTTCCCCCTTGTACAACTCGTGCATAATGCATAAAGACCATTTTTTGCCGACAATATCGACCGTTTTGTAGATAGTACAATCTTTCATAGTATCTTATAAGAAACCACCCAATATATAAGTGAGTATCCGTAATATACTTATTATCCAGAAAAGAATTTTGGAAGAAGGAGTGACCAATATGGCAAAAGATTTACTTGAAAAGGGAGCAATCCTGCAGAGAGACCAGGAAACATATGCAATTGCACCGCACCTGCCTGGCGGAATTGTTTCAGCAGAACAACTCGGTAAAATTGCAGACGTTGCAAAGAAATATGGAGCCGCAACATTAAAAGTAACCTCTTCCCAGAGAGTTGCTATTGTAGGATTGAAAGAAGACGATATCGACAAAGCCTGGGAAGACCTTGGAATTAAGCCAGGTGCTGCCATCGGACTTTGTGTAAGAAGTATAAAGATATGCCCTGGTACTACATTCTGTAAGCGTGGACAACAGGATGCTGTAAGTCTTGGATTAAAACTTGATGAGAAATACCACGGAATGCCGCTCCCATCCAAATTCAAGATGGCTGTTTCCGGATGTATGAACTCATGCTCAGAACCCGCCATCAAAGATATCGGTATCATGGGTACACCAAAAGGATACACAGTCATGGTTGGTGGAAATGCAGCTATCAAACCAAGACTTGCTGATGTCATCGCAGATGAATTAAGTGAAGATGACGTCCTTGCGCTCGTAGATAAGATCATCAGCTTTACTAAGACCAATGGTTCAAAACACCGTCTTAGCAGAGTAATTGATGAAATGGGAATTGACAAGTTCAAGGAAGAGATCGGCTTATAATTTAGATATTTTTAAGGGGGAATTAGCCCCTTGTTTTCTTTCTTTTTATATGTTCCTTTAAAAACGGAGTTGTTATTATCGAAGATGCTAAACCGGCAACAAGAATTGCAGTAATAAGATGCGACATAGTCTCGGAAGCATGTCCGGGAGTAGGATGTTTCATGGCATTCAATAAAAAGAGAATGCACTTTAGTGATTATGAAGAGAATACAGAGATGGTTGCCTTTTTCACATGTGGTGGCTGCTCCGGCCGCAGGATATACCGCCTGTTGAAATCACTTAAGAAACGCGGAGTGGATGTTATCCATCTGAGTTCCTGTATGCAAATGGAGAACTATCCAAAATGTCCGCACATCGATGAGATAAAGAGAACAGTTGAAAATGCAGGAATAAAACTTGTGGAAGGAACACATCACTAACACATGGAGATTAGAATATGAGCCAGAGAATGATAGTCAAAATAGATGAAGATAAATGTACCGGATGTGGAAAATGCGTATCTCCCTGTGCTGAAGGAGCTATACAGATAATTAATGGAAAGGCAAAGGTCGTTTCAGAAGAACTCTGCGACGGAATGGGATTCTGCATAGGAGTTTGTCCTGAAGGCGCAATCACCATCGAAAAAAGAGAGGCTATTCCCTTTGACCTGAGGAAAGCCGAATCACAGCCAAAAAAGACAGATATTTCAATTCACTGTTTCAGTTGCGGCTGTGGCGAGGATAATAATTACCTGATGCCTGTAAGACATAACATGGAAAGTCTCTGGGTTTGCACAAGATGTCTTCCAAAACTTATCCACGGATGAGATAATGGCAATTGAGATCGAACTTAGCAAGGACGCAGACTACCTCTGCGACTACACTTTCAATTTTCATTGGCATAACAAAAGTCTTGATCCCGATTCACTGATACCAGACCAGAATGGTACAAAACTTACTTACAGGGACCTCGTCAATGAAATTAGGACAGGGGGCGAGGTTCGTATCAAAGGCAATGTGGCAAAGAATTTTGCTTACAGTATGGGAGCAGACCTGAAGCACTTCGGAGGGAACGGAGAAGCTGAAAAAACAGGCAGGATATTCATCCAGGGAGATGTCGGCCCTGAAGCCGGCATGGGCATGGTTGCCGGAACTCTGTATATCAAAGGCAATATCGGATATCCGATTGGGAATATAGTGGAACTCGAATCTGATGTGCAGGATTATCGAAAATTCCGCTCGATCACAGATGTCCTCTGTAATGGTCTCGGCGAGGATAAGCTCATAGATAACGACTTTAACGAAAAGCAAAGAACACTGATCCTTAAGGACGGTATATCCAGAGGTACTGTTGCTGCCAGGTGTCCATGTGATGCGAAGGTCATCATAGAAGGAGATGCATACAATGGAACGGGAATACTTGCAAAGAAAGCTACTGTTATCGTGAACGGAAATGCAGGCATGAACACTGGTTCACACCTTAACGGAGGAACTGTGGTGGTCCATGGAGATGTGGGGGAATTTGCCGGAGCATATATGAAAGACGGAAAACTCATTTTCCTGAGTGCTAAGGGTTTCATTGGTGCGGGAATGGAAGGTGGTTCCATATACTCAAAGAATAAGGCCAAAACAAGCCCTCCTGCTGCAAAGTCCAGAATGAAAGGAGAGGACAGTTCACTCATTAGAGAGATGATGGATGCCGGAAGAGTTGAATCAATGCTCTACAACAAGTATGAGCCAGAAGAAGAAAAACAGAAATATGCGGAAGTTCACATGCGTGACGGGTCCATTATTATGCGTAGGATCGACTGACTTCATGCTTTATCCAGCATTACCCAGAAAACGGAGCCTTTACCCTGCGGATTGTCTTCAACACCAACAGTGCCATTGTGGATGTCAACTATTCTTTTGACAATTGCAAGACCAAGACCGGATCCTTTTATACCTTTTTTGTCAGCTCTTTTGAATCTCTCAAAAATGTATGGCTTGGCTTCATCCGGAATTCCATCCCCTTCATCTGCCACCATTATTTTCCAGCTTTTGCCAATTTCAGCAATTTCCACCCTAATAGTACTACCTGAAGGACTATATTTGAGAGCATTGGATATCAAATTGGAAAAAACATCCTCAATTATATCGTTTATTCTGGAAGGATATTCTCCTTTGAGCTCGAAGTCAAGTTTAATGTCCTTTTTTCTAAATTCTGGAGAAAAACTACCGACAACATCCCATAATATAATACCAACATCATTTGTTTCAAATTTCATCTCTTCGTATGATTCAAGTTTTGAGAGTTTTGCGGCAGAACTTATCATTGATATCAGATGATCGGTCTGTTCGCTTATTATTTTGAGTGTTTCTTTTTTCTCAACATCCATTTCTTTCATGTACAGCACATCACTAAAACCTTTGACAATACCTGCAGGATTTAACAGGTCATGTCTCATAATATCTGCGAAAAGGTCCTTTAGTTCGTTTGAATCCTCAAGTTTTGATTTTTTTGCTTTCTCCAGCATCCAACGGGAATGCACTTCAAAAATAATAAAAAGCATAAATATGAGAGCTAAAACATACCAGTACTGGATAATTGCCTGCGTAGGAGATACTTTTCCGTAATCTACATATAAGCTAACCCTGAGTTCTTTCATAAGATTATCCACAGGACTATAGCTTGCCGGAACTGACCAACCACTTGAATCAAGAGTAATGGCAGCATTGCTGTTTGAAGGCATACTTAAAAGGGCTATAGATACTTTATTTGAAATATCATCTGATGTTAAAGCGGTCTTCCCGAACATCCATTCAGGGTAAATATCTGTGCTCACCAGTAGTGGAAAGTTCTCGTATTCCTTCTGATTAAGGACTTTGATATCCTTTAAATTTATCTTACCTTCAAGAGCCATTTTTTCCAGGGTGCCTGTCCGGACCGTTCCAGCATCGACATCCCCATTGATAATGGAAAGAACTACTTTATCATGGGTCTTCCCAAATGTTAGTTCGTTAAAATCAGTATTGTAATTTATACCATTATGGTGTAATTCCCCCGCGCCGGCAAGAAATCCACCAAATGATTCTTCGCTGACTGCCATAAAAGATTTATCTTTCAGATCCTGCAAAGAATTGATATCGTCCCTGTCAGCTCTTGTGAGAATTACACCGCCAAAACCATCGTATGAAGAATTTTCCCACATCGGCTGGAAAGTTGCAATCCTGCCAGCTCCGTAGATGCGCGCCATTTCTACGTAAACCATTGGATTTGAATAGAAAAAATCAATTCCTTCATTGTCTATAACAAAAAAGAATTCATCATAATCAAGAGGAATTACTTCAAAGGTTGTATTGGGAATGCTAGTTGACAGATACTCTGCAGTTGGAGTCCATTGCTCCATAGTATTATCCTTTTCTCCGTTAACAGAAAGAACACCAATTTTGTAAACATTGGATTCGCAATTCACCGTCGGAAGAAAAATAGAATTGAGAACAAAAATAAATAATATTACCCTCAGAATCCAACCAGCTTTTCCCTTACTAATTTACACCCCTCCCCTAAAGTGCAAATGTGTCTATAATACTTAAGATATTTAGTGTTTTTGACGCATTGTAATAAAAAAAGAAAGTGAGTGAAATTATTTCACTACAATGAACTTCAGGAGATTAGTACCACCAGGCTTTCCGTGACCTGAAATCTGACCCTGGGTGAGAATGACCATATCCCCTTCCCCAATATTGTCTGATTTCTTCAAAGCGTCCATTGCAGTTTCCTCCCAATCGAACACCTTCTGGCGGGTAAGTACTGGATAAACTGCATATTGCATTGCAAGTTGCTCACACGTAAGAGGATAGCGGCTAAAGGCAAGTATCCAGATATCCGGCCTGAATCTCGAAATATGCCTGGGAGTCTTTCCTGAAACAGTAGGCGTAATAACATAACGTATAGGAAGGCTGCGAAGTGCATCATTTACCTGTATCGAGATCATATCCTCAACACCCGGATGCATTTTATGGATGGCTTTTTTCATCATTTCAAGGCCTATTGTAGTGTGGTCCCTCCATTTTTCAGTTGACCTTGCTATTTTAGACATCATTTTAACAGTTTCAACCGGATATGTTCCTACTGCAGTTTCCGCTGAAAGCATGACTGCATCTGTCCCGTCTATAATAGCATTGGCCACATCTGTGGCTTCAGCCCTTGTAGGCCGGATATTGCCGGTCATTGATTCAAGCATCTGCGTTGCGGTTATTATCGGCGTGCTCATCAGGTTTGCCTTATGTATAATGTTCTTTTGGACAATAGGAACATCCTGTATCGGGATCTCTACGCCAAGATCACCACGGGCGATCATAATGGCATCGCTCTCTTTGATAATTGCATCTATGTTCTTTACAGCCTCTTCCCTCTCGATCTTTGAAACTATGAATATTTCTTTGCCCTGGCTTTCCGCATAGTTTCGAACCTGTATGATATCCTCTTTTGATTCTATGAATGACAGGCAGAATATGCTCAAACCTTCCTCAAGTCCGAAGTCAACGATCTCAAGGTCCCTTCCGGTTATGGGATTGATAAACATCTGGGAACCTGGCAAATTGATGCCTTTTTTAGAGAACAGGGGGCCGCCAACAACAACCTCACAATGAATATCTTCACCTTCGACACTTACACAATCAAGCTGGATGAAGCCATCATTCAGGTAAATAGGACTACCTGGAACCACACTATCTGTGATCTGTTTGTACTGAACAGGGATCAATAAATCCTTTCCGAGAACGTCACGTGAAGTCAAAGTTACATGCGCTCCTTTTTCCAGTATCATTGGTTCATCCTGGATTATTCCTACCCGTATCTTTGGCCCGGGGAGATCTGCCATTATAGCTACCACCCTGTTGAGTTCCCCGGCTATGGTCCTTATTCTCTTGATGATAGTACGGTGGTCATCAAGATCACCGTGAGAGAAATTCAGACGGGCAACATTCATGCCCTGCAGAATGAGTTCACGTAGCACATCCTCTGAAGAAGAGGCCGGGCCGATAGTACATACGATCTTTGTTTTATGATCTGGCAAGTCCATACTTTATCCCACCTTTATGATAAACAACAATTAATTCATTATTTCTTATGGAACTGATTAAATTAAGGCTTATTCCGAAGTATTCAATACACTATATATAGGATACATCATTAAAAATTATTTAAACTAACAGTATCCAATACATATTGGGGTTACCATGACAAATTCAATGTTTGAACTAACTGAGAAACAAAAGAAAGAACTCTCTGACATTTTCGGAAGAGGAGTTAATTTCAAAGATAAGGAAAGACACTTTTACACACATGATGTGGGAGCATTGCCATCACTTGTAAAAAAAATGGTTGGCAAAACAAAGCCTGCTGCGATTGTAAAAGTAAAGGATGAAGCAAAAGCTGTTGAGCTTGTTAATTTTGCACGCAAATACAAGATACCAATCGTGCCAAGAGCAGGTGCTTCATCAGGATACGGCGGCATCATACCCACAAAGGGCGGTATAATTGCCGATGTAACCCCCATGAGGAAAATAATCGATATTGACAAAGATAATCTCAAAGTGACTGTAGGCGCAGGTGCCGTCTGGTATGACCTTGAATCAAAACTTAACGAGGAAGGACTGGCTGTACAGGCAGTTCCATCAAGCGCACTTTCCGCAACAGTTGGAGGATGGCTTGCGCAGAACGGTGTGGGTTACGGAAGTTATGAATACGGCTGGTCACAGGACACTATGGAATCTGCCAGGGTCGTCCTGCCAAATGGAGAAGTTAAGGATTTCTCAGGAAATGAGCTTGACAAGATCATCGGCACAATGGGAACTACCGGTATCATCACACAGGTTACCCTGAAATTAAGGAAGTACGAAAAGAACGCTGCTATCTCTGCAGGATTCCCTGATGCTTCCAGCATGAAGAAAGCGATCAAGAAAGTAGGGGAGAAGAAAATACCCATCTGGGCCATCTCATTCTTAAATCCACAATGGGCTGACATGAAGAACAAATCCCCATATAAAACACATTATGGAGAAACTGTTGAGGAA
This window contains:
- a CDS encoding YbhB/YbcL family Raf kinase inhibitor-like protein: MEPSGEDPDVVPDVYETNNSATNSSMLEDTLSGNGSIGALSISSSAFENGSFIPEIYTCDGDNINPPLEALGVSGDTVSLLLIMDDPDAPIGTFTHWVVWNIDPETQIAENSIPGIEGANGANKVSYTGPCPPSGTHRYFFKFYALDTDLGIESGSDRSLVEDAMKGHVIAYGELIGVYSRS
- the pyk gene encoding pyruvate kinase → MDLPDHKTKIVCTIGPASSSEDVLRELILQGMNVARLNFSHGDLDDHRTIIKRIRTIAGELNRVVAIMADLPGPKIRVGIIQDEPMILEKGAHVTLTSRDVLGKDLLIPVQYKQITDSVVPGSPIYLNDGFIQLDCVSVEGEDIHCEVVVGGPLFSKKGINLPGSQMFINPITGRDLEIVDFGLEEGLSIFCLSFIESKEDIIQVRNYAESQGKEIFIVSKIEREEAVKNIDAIIKESDAIMIARGDLGVEIPIQDVPIVQKNIIHKANLMSTPIITATQMLESMTGNIRPTRAEATDVANAIIDGTDAVMLSAETAVGTYPVETVKMMSKIARSTEKWRDHTTIGLEMMKKAIHKMHPGVEDMISIQVNDALRSLPIRYVITPTVSGKTPRHISRFRPDIWILAFSRYPLTCEQLAMQYAVYPVLTRQKVFDWEETAMDALKKSDNIGEGDMVILTQGQISGHGKPGGTNLLKFIVVK
- a CDS encoding nitrite/sulfite reductase domain-containing protein; amino-acid sequence: MAKDLLEKGAILQRDQETYAIAPHLPGGIVSAEQLGKIADVAKKYGAATLKVTSSQRVAIVGLKEDDIDKAWEDLGIKPGAAIGLCVRSIKICPGTTFCKRGQQDAVSLGLKLDEKYHGMPLPSKFKMAVSGCMNSCSEPAIKDIGIMGTPKGYTVMVGGNAAIKPRLADVIADELSEDDVLALVDKIISFTKTNGSKHRLSRVIDEMGIDKFKEEIGL
- a CDS encoding ATP-binding protein is translated as MSQRMIVKIDEDKCTGCGKCVSPCAEGAIQIINGKAKVVSEELCDGMGFCIGVCPEGAITIEKREAIPFDLRKAESQPKKTDISIHCFSCGCGEDNNYLMPVRHNMESLWVCTRCLPKLIHG
- a CDS encoding winged helix-turn-helix transcriptional regulator, whose protein sequence is MKDCTIYKTVDIVGKKWSLCIMHELYKGENRHKRFNELKNKLQDVTPKTLSTRLKELEEHGLVDKKVDDSVFPIKSEYSLTESGEEFLNILQNIKKWGLKWQFDNPECCGTNCKTCDL
- a CDS encoding PspC domain-containing protein — encoded protein: MENKLRRSRNDRMLAGVCAGLGEYLEVDPVVVRLLWAVGTFFSLGTGLLIYVLAWIIIPEE
- a CDS encoding sensor histidine kinase, with translation MNCESNVYKIGVLSVNGEKDNTMEQWTPTAEYLSTSIPNTTFEVIPLDYDEFFFVIDNEGIDFFYSNPMVYVEMARIYGAGRIATFQPMWENSSYDGFGGVILTRADRDDINSLQDLKDKSFMAVSEESFGGFLAGAGELHHNGINYNTDFNELTFGKTHDKVVLSIINGDVDAGTVRTGTLEKMALEGKINLKDIKVLNQKEYENFPLLVSTDIYPEWMFGKTALTSDDISNKVSIALLSMPSNSNAAITLDSSGWSVPASYSPVDNLMKELRVSLYVDYGKVSPTQAIIQYWYVLALIFMLFIIFEVHSRWMLEKAKKSKLEDSNELKDLFADIMRHDLLNPAGIVKGFSDVLYMKEMDVEKKETLKIISEQTDHLISMISSAAKLSKLESYEEMKFETNDVGIILWDVVGSFSPEFRKKDIKLDFELKGEYPSRINDIIEDVFSNLISNALKYSPSGSTIRVEIAEIGKSWKIMVADEGDGIPDEAKPYIFERFKRADKKGIKGSGLGLAIVKRIVDIHNGTVGVEDNPQGKGSVFWVMLDKA
- a CDS encoding CGGC domain-containing protein — its product is MRCDIVSEACPGVGCFMAFNKKRMHFSDYEENTEMVAFFTCGGCSGRRIYRLLKSLKKRGVDVIHLSSCMQMENYPKCPHIDEIKRTVENAGIKLVEGTHH
- a CDS encoding formylmethanofuran dehydrogenase, with the translated sequence MAIEIELSKDADYLCDYTFNFHWHNKSLDPDSLIPDQNGTKLTYRDLVNEIRTGGEVRIKGNVAKNFAYSMGADLKHFGGNGEAEKTGRIFIQGDVGPEAGMGMVAGTLYIKGNIGYPIGNIVELESDVQDYRKFRSITDVLCNGLGEDKLIDNDFNEKQRTLILKDGISRGTVAARCPCDAKVIIEGDAYNGTGILAKKATVIVNGNAGMNTGSHLNGGTVVVHGDVGEFAGAYMKDGKLIFLSAKGFIGAGMEGGSIYSKNKAKTSPPAAKSRMKGEDSSLIREMMDAGRVESMLYNKYEPEEEKQKYAEVHMRDGSIIMRRID